The proteins below come from a single Nitrospirota bacterium genomic window:
- a CDS encoding cytochrome c biogenesis protein ResB, whose translation MEEKKNQTLTDKIWDFFSSIKFAVVIFALIALTSIIGTIIEQNAASEKNIKLIGKLFGDSIAPALYKAFDFLGFMDMYHSWWFVALLMLFAANLTVCSIDRLPRIWKLVKEPVKPLTAEQFKNLGKKETTLKGKTEKIKEAAGAAIKKAGFKFLETKETDGYQLYSEKGNYTRLGVYITHLSILLILIGAIIGIFFGFKGFLNLPEGKTYSVAFAQTGNLSPAQESEMETIIAALQSVEGSSLKAAQKLGLEEQSLKLKMKRYGIWPLGFSITCNDFNADFYSNSDMPKTYKSWLTITENGTPVKIDGKEIQEIEVNTPLKYKGVTFYQSSYGLTPGGGENSVFKFRITPKDGKTEDIESRFEGAFSIPGTNLTGKIEDFSPALGFDQSTGRPFTYAEQMNNPAVFVSFYENNNKKYGGWILKRYPETWKLPEGHIVEFVDLWGIQYTGLQVRDDPGVWVVYLGCILMSIGLYIAFFMSHKKIWLRLIEEKNSTRIIVAMTANKNRQGFERKIDNMFALLSKSVEGGK comes from the coding sequence GTGGAAGAAAAAAAGAATCAAACTCTTACAGACAAAATCTGGGATTTCTTTTCGTCAATAAAATTTGCTGTCGTGATTTTCGCACTTATCGCCCTTACCTCAATAATAGGCACCATCATAGAGCAGAATGCAGCGTCTGAAAAAAACATCAAGCTGATTGGTAAACTCTTTGGAGATTCAATTGCCCCGGCGCTGTACAAGGCATTTGATTTTTTAGGCTTCATGGATATGTACCACTCATGGTGGTTTGTTGCGCTGCTTATGCTCTTTGCCGCAAATCTCACGGTTTGTTCCATTGACAGGCTTCCGCGGATATGGAAACTCGTAAAGGAGCCTGTTAAGCCGTTGACCGCTGAACAGTTCAAAAATCTCGGCAAAAAAGAAACAACTCTTAAAGGCAAGACTGAAAAGATAAAAGAGGCAGCCGGAGCCGCAATAAAAAAAGCAGGTTTTAAGTTCCTTGAAACAAAAGAAACTGACGGTTATCAGCTATATTCAGAGAAAGGCAACTATACACGGCTCGGCGTTTACATAACACACTTAAGCATACTTCTGATATTAATCGGCGCAATCATAGGAATATTCTTCGGCTTCAAAGGATTTTTAAACCTGCCCGAGGGCAAGACATACTCGGTTGCTTTTGCACAAACAGGGAATTTAAGTCCTGCTCAAGAATCAGAAATGGAAACTATTATAGCGGCGTTGCAGTCAGTGGAAGGCAGCAGTTTAAAGGCAGCACAGAAATTAGGCCTGGAGGAACAATCGCTAAAGTTAAAGATGAAGAGATACGGGATTTGGCCCCTCGGTTTCAGCATCACGTGCAATGATTTCAATGCGGACTTCTATAGTAACAGTGATATGCCAAAGACTTATAAAAGCTGGCTTACAATCACAGAGAATGGTACACCTGTCAAGATAGATGGTAAGGAAATACAGGAAATAGAGGTTAATACACCCTTGAAATACAAAGGGGTAACATTCTATCAGTCAAGTTATGGGCTTACCCCCGGAGGCGGTGAAAACAGCGTGTTTAAATTCAGAATAACGCCCAAGGACGGCAAGACAGAAGATATTGAATCCAGATTTGAAGGCGCATTCAGCATCCCCGGAACAAATCTCACAGGTAAGATTGAAGACTTCTCGCCTGCCTTAGGCTTTGACCAGTCTACCGGCAGGCCGTTTACCTACGCGGAACAGATGAATAACCCGGCTGTCTTTGTAAGTTTCTATGAAAACAACAATAAAAAATACGGAGGATGGATACTAAAGAGATACCCTGAAACATGGAAACTGCCTGAAGGGCATATTGTGGAGTTTGTTGATCTCTGGGGAATCCAGTACACAGGGCTGCAAGTCAGAGACGACCCCGGAGTATGGGTTGTTTACCTTGGATGTATACTAATGAGCATAGGCCTTTATATCGCCTTCTTTATGAGTCATAAAAAAATATGGCTTAGGCTTATTGAAGAAAAAAACAGCACGAGGATAATAGTTGCCATGACTGCAAACAAGAACAGACAGGGATTTGAAAGGAAGATTGATAATATGTTTGCCCTTCTGAGCAAATCGGTAGAGGGAGGAAAATAA
- the ccsA gene encoding cytochrome c biogenesis protein CcsA, with protein sequence MDSSTLFGISTMAYILAMIIYIAYLAFRNSQTGTAATALTITGFISQTLAIAVRWSESYAQWTTLMPESTFIMSLLRSAPLRNLYESLVFFVWCLILGYLIIEFKYKNRSFGAFITPVAGIALAFIGLSGMSKDISPLVPALQSNWLLAHVTMSFIAYATFAISFSTGLMYLIATSERQEKRHLFWAVFSAFAILLALISQSPDTIILWILSFAFVIAVDIKQNIDIARRISSKKSASGGGNSGGALKTLLTVIGLSLVSIAAILIFIQLVKLQIIKADDAAKLRHLETAALASSFTGNIMGIVGFIFFICIVLIKYLMLKKEYYLFWTLTSGIFVFVLMAMGLDFLMFRVMETMPAQDGSIGLRATLLSHSPVIAVASYASLTAFLYVIWHYGHILKKIISGINISTDFLDEITYKSISIGFPVFTLGGLIFGAIWADQAWGTYWGWDPKETWSLITWFVYAFFLHSRMLRGWKGKKVAIVAVVGFIIVIFTYLGVNLLLSGLHAYGTN encoded by the coding sequence ATGGACAGTTCCACACTATTCGGCATATCCACAATGGCTTACATACTGGCAATGATAATCTACATCGCATATCTTGCCTTTAGAAATTCACAGACAGGCACAGCAGCAACAGCGCTTACGATAACAGGCTTTATCTCCCAGACATTAGCAATCGCGGTAAGGTGGTCTGAGTCTTATGCGCAGTGGACAACTCTGATGCCTGAGAGCACATTTATAATGTCTCTGCTGAGAAGCGCTCCCCTGAGGAATCTCTATGAATCTCTGGTATTCTTTGTCTGGTGCCTTATACTGGGGTATCTGATAATAGAGTTCAAATACAAAAACCGCTCTTTCGGCGCATTCATAACCCCTGTGGCAGGCATCGCGCTTGCATTTATCGGACTGTCAGGCATGTCAAAAGATATATCGCCATTGGTCCCTGCACTACAGAGCAACTGGCTTCTCGCACATGTGACAATGAGCTTCATTGCTTATGCGACATTTGCAATCTCATTCAGCACAGGATTGATGTATCTCATAGCCACATCAGAAAGACAGGAAAAAAGACATCTCTTCTGGGCTGTATTTTCTGCCTTTGCAATACTGCTTGCGCTTATCTCCCAGAGTCCGGATACAATTATTCTGTGGATACTAAGCTTTGCCTTTGTCATAGCAGTGGACATAAAGCAGAACATAGACATTGCCAGGCGCATATCCTCAAAGAAATCCGCCTCAGGCGGAGGCAATTCAGGAGGCGCCTTAAAGACATTACTGACTGTAATCGGCCTTTCGCTTGTCAGCATAGCGGCAATATTGATATTCATACAGCTTGTTAAGCTTCAGATTATAAAGGCGGACGATGCGGCAAAGCTAAGACATCTTGAGACCGCTGCGCTGGCATCTTCATTCACAGGAAATATTATGGGGATTGTCGGTTTCATATTCTTCATTTGCATTGTATTGATAAAATATCTGATGCTGAAAAAAGAATACTATCTCTTCTGGACTTTAACCTCAGGAATATTCGTATTCGTGCTTATGGCTATGGGCCTTGATTTCCTGATGTTCAGGGTTATGGAAACAATGCCTGCTCAGGATGGCAGCATAGGTCTGAGAGCTACCCTGCTCAGCCATTCTCCTGTTATTGCGGTGGCCAGTTATGCGTCACTAACAGCCTTTCTGTATGTGATATGGCATTACGGCCATATCTTAAAAAAGATAATTTCCGGCATTAACATTTCTACGGACTTTCTTGATGAGATTACATACAAGAGCATATCTATCGGCTTTCCTGTTTTCACGCTCGGAGGACTGATATTCGGCGCCATTTGGGCTGACCAGGCCTGGGGAACATACTGGGGCTGGGACCCGAAAGAGACCTGGTCGCTCATAACATGGTTTGTCTATGCCTTTTTCCTTCACAGCCGCATGCTCAGAGGATGGAAAGGCAAAAAAGTTGCAATCGTCGCAGTTGTAGGTTTTATCATTGTGATATTTACTTACCTTGGAGTAAACCTGCTTCTTTCAGGCCTCCACGCATATGGAACCAATTGA
- the htpX gene encoding zinc metalloprotease HtpX, giving the protein MNNIKTMFLLVTLTLILVWAGGAFGGKNGMTIALIIALGLNLFAYWFSDKLVLRMYGAREVTEAEAPELYGIVRRLSQKAQMPMPKVYMIEEDQPNAFATGRNPKHAAVAVTTGIMRILSRDELTGVIGHELAHISHRDILISTIAATIAGAISYLAQMAQWAAIFGGRSNDDEGGSPVASLVMMIVGPIAALIIQMAISRSREYVADEGGARLAGNPRYLSSALRKLHMASQQIPMHASPATSHMFIVNPLSGGGLLKLFSTHPPMEERIARLESLSL; this is encoded by the coding sequence ATGAATAACATAAAGACAATGTTTTTGCTTGTAACCTTAACGCTTATACTTGTATGGGCAGGCGGCGCATTCGGCGGAAAGAATGGAATGACCATAGCCCTTATCATTGCGTTGGGGCTGAACCTCTTTGCCTACTGGTTCAGCGATAAGCTTGTGCTGAGAATGTACGGCGCGCGGGAGGTGACAGAGGCAGAAGCCCCTGAACTCTACGGCATCGTAAGAAGGCTTAGCCAGAAGGCGCAGATGCCTATGCCAAAGGTTTACATGATAGAGGAAGACCAGCCAAATGCCTTTGCAACAGGCAGGAACCCGAAACACGCTGCTGTTGCCGTGACAACAGGAATTATGCGTATCCTGAGCCGTGATGAGCTCACTGGAGTAATCGGACACGAGCTCGCGCACATCAGCCACAGAGACATACTGATAAGCACGATTGCCGCTACCATTGCAGGAGCCATAAGTTATCTCGCGCAGATGGCGCAATGGGCAGCTATCTTCGGAGGCAGGAGCAACGACGACGAAGGTGGCAGTCCTGTTGCATCTCTTGTGATGATGATAGTGGGCCCGATAGCCGCGCTTATTATCCAGATGGCAATCTCACGCTCAAGGGAATATGTTGCTGATGAAGGCGGCGCACGGCTTGCAGGCAATCCAAGATACCTTTCAAGCGCCCTGAGAAAACTTCATATGGCATCGCAGCAGATACCAATGCACGCCAGCCCTGCAACATCTCACATGTTCATAGTCAACCCTCTAAGCGGAGGAGGACTTTTAAAACTCTTCAGCACCCATCCTCCGATGGAGGAAAGAATAGCACGGCTGGAATCCCTGAGCCTGTGA
- a CDS encoding NAD(P)-dependent oxidoreductase encodes MKTLVTGATGFIGSHLVEELLKRGHSITCLVRKTSNLQWIDGLNVRLIYGDCAIKESLLNAVADFDYIFHLAGLTKACSEDDYYNANVKGTENIVKATIENNPGIKRFFYLSSLAAAGPSCDGKPLNEDCEQRPVSLYGKTKLEGEKIVYGNKKNLPITIIRPPAVYGPRDKDLLVFFKMVKSGVVPYWGKCYYSFLYVYDLINGIILATLSKEAVGEIFFMTDGNIYSSDDIIEAISDALQKRPMKLNIPKFVMPALGFIAEKAKGLSIISADRLRDIMYSHWICDTHKANVLLKYEPNVGIKEGIKWTADWYRIHQWL; translated from the coding sequence ATGAAGACCCTTGTAACAGGAGCCACCGGTTTCATCGGAAGCCACCTCGTTGAAGAACTTTTAAAAAGAGGACACAGCATCACCTGTCTTGTAAGAAAAACCTCTAATCTTCAATGGATAGACGGGCTCAATGTCAGATTAATATACGGAGACTGCGCAATAAAAGAATCCCTCCTCAATGCAGTCGCTGATTTTGATTATATCTTTCACCTTGCAGGACTCACAAAGGCATGTTCGGAAGATGACTATTATAATGCCAATGTCAAAGGGACAGAGAATATAGTAAAGGCAACTATTGAAAACAATCCCGGCATTAAAAGATTTTTCTATCTGAGCAGTTTGGCAGCAGCAGGGCCGAGCTGCGATGGTAAGCCTCTTAATGAAGATTGCGAGCAAAGGCCCGTATCTCTTTATGGCAAGACAAAACTGGAAGGAGAGAAAATAGTATACGGGAATAAAAAAAATCTGCCCATAACTATTATCAGGCCCCCTGCAGTTTATGGGCCGAGGGACAAGGATTTGCTGGTATTCTTTAAAATGGTAAAATCAGGGGTAGTGCCTTATTGGGGCAAATGCTATTACTCTTTTCTGTATGTGTATGATCTGATAAATGGTATAATACTCGCTACGCTGAGCAAAGAAGCAGTAGGAGAGATTTTTTTTATGACCGATGGCAATATTTATTCGAGTGATGATATTATTGAGGCGATATCGGATGCTCTTCAGAAGAGGCCGATGAAGCTGAATATCCCTAAGTTTGTTATGCCTGCGCTCGGGTTTATAGCCGAAAAAGCAAAAGGATTGAGTATAATAAGCGCTGACAGACTTAGGGATATAATGTATTCTCACTGGATTTGCGATACACATAAAGCAAATGTCCTGCTAAAATATGAGCCTAACGTAGGAATAAAGGAAGGTATAAAATGGACAGCGGATTGGTACAGGATACATCAGTGGCTGTAA
- a CDS encoding aminotransferase class I/II-fold pyridoxal phosphate-dependent enzyme: MDSGLVQDTSVAVNKSPDIFEKCLKFTKAKELISCGLYPYFRVIESAQDPEVTMSGRRMIMVGSNNYLGLTNHPKVKEAAIEAIKKYGSGCAGSRFLNGTLDIHVELEAKLARFMRKDAALIFSTGFQVNLGVISALIGKDDIVIIDKMDHASIIDGCRLSYGEIKKFRHNDMADLKRALEENKDKGKLIIVDGVFSMEGDIAKLPDIVELAKKYDARLMVDDAHGIGVLGKTGRGTAEHFGLEDEVDLIMGTYSKSLASIGGFISGDSDIVHYIKHFARALIFSASPPPASIAAVSAAVDIIENEPERRERLWKNTNRMLKELRRLGFETGPSETPIIPVIVGENELAFKMALMLQEERVFANVAVSPAVPNGKALIRTSYMATHTDKHLDIVLSAFEKVGRALGLIK, encoded by the coding sequence ATGGACAGCGGATTGGTACAGGATACATCAGTGGCTGTAAACAAATCACCCGATATCTTTGAAAAATGCCTTAAGTTTACAAAGGCAAAGGAATTGATATCTTGCGGACTCTATCCTTATTTCAGAGTCATAGAGAGCGCCCAGGACCCTGAAGTTACAATGAGCGGCAGAAGAATGATTATGGTGGGCTCAAACAATTATCTGGGACTCACAAATCATCCAAAGGTAAAAGAGGCTGCAATAGAGGCAATAAAGAAATACGGCTCAGGATGCGCAGGCTCACGTTTTTTGAACGGAACTCTGGATATTCATGTCGAGCTTGAAGCTAAACTTGCGCGGTTTATGCGAAAAGACGCGGCGCTTATTTTTTCAACAGGGTTTCAGGTCAATCTTGGAGTCATCTCTGCCCTCATAGGAAAGGACGATATTGTAATCATAGATAAGATGGACCACGCAAGTATAATTGACGGATGCAGGCTCTCTTATGGAGAAATAAAAAAATTCAGGCACAATGATATGGCTGACCTGAAAAGGGCGCTGGAAGAAAATAAAGATAAAGGCAAATTAATCATTGTTGACGGCGTATTCAGCATGGAAGGAGACATAGCAAAGCTGCCTGATATCGTGGAACTCGCAAAAAAATATGATGCGCGGCTGATGGTTGATGATGCCCACGGCATCGGAGTGCTCGGCAAAACAGGCAGAGGCACAGCAGAACATTTCGGGCTTGAAGATGAAGTTGATCTCATCATGGGGACCTACAGCAAGTCACTCGCCTCCATAGGAGGCTTCATCTCCGGAGACTCTGACATAGTCCATTACATAAAACACTTTGCGCGCGCTCTGATATTCAGCGCAAGCCCGCCCCCTGCTTCAATTGCTGCCGTAAGCGCAGCAGTGGATATCATAGAAAATGAACCGGAAAGAAGAGAAAGGCTCTGGAAAAATACAAACAGAATGTTAAAAGAACTCAGAAGGCTTGGATTTGAGACAGGCCCGAGCGAAACACCGATTATTCCTGTAATAGTCGGGGAAAATGAACTGGCGTTTAAGATGGCGCTCATGCTGCAGGAAGAAAGGGTATTTGCAAATGTTGCCGTAAGCCCTGCGGTGCCAAACGGAAAGGCGCTCATAAGAACAAGTTATATGGCTACCCATACAGATAAACACCTTGATATAGTCCTCAGCGCTTTTGAAAAAGTCGGCAGGGCCTTAGGGCTGATAAAGTAA
- a CDS encoding N-acetyltransferase: MRSIKIIEVKTDKRLDAFIKFPFSLYSENPFYVPPLTKELKEQFSDKNPFFNHAKARYFIAEKDGKCAGRVISIVNQRHVRFHNEKAGFFGFFECVNDTGVSSALLDKTAEELKREGMEIIRGPMNFSTNEECGFLINGFEEHPMLMTPYNMPYYSDLMESYGMGKAKDLYAYIYDVKDTLPEKVLRVAAIAEKRGITVRPVNKKRFSDEMKAFKEIYNSAWENNWGFIPLTDDEIDCMGNRLRQIVVPELTLIAEDNGNPVGFLGLLPDFNRVLRHMNGRLNPITIVKALYYSKKIKDLRLLLLGIKKDYRNKGVDAILFREGFKGIKKGSYKKVEFSWILEDNIPVQRIVEMTGGKLYKQYRIYEKKL; the protein is encoded by the coding sequence TTGCGCTCAATAAAGATCATAGAGGTCAAAACCGATAAGCGCCTTGATGCATTTATAAAATTTCCATTTTCTTTATATTCTGAAAATCCTTTTTATGTCCCGCCCCTGACAAAGGAACTCAAGGAACAATTTTCAGATAAAAATCCATTCTTCAATCACGCAAAGGCCAGATATTTCATCGCTGAGAAAGACGGGAAATGCGCCGGCAGGGTAATCTCGATAGTGAACCAGAGACATGTCCGGTTTCATAACGAAAAGGCAGGGTTCTTCGGCTTTTTTGAATGCGTCAATGACACTGGAGTTTCATCAGCGCTGTTGGATAAGACAGCAGAAGAACTTAAAAGAGAAGGCATGGAGATAATCAGGGGGCCGATGAATTTTTCAACCAACGAAGAATGCGGATTTCTCATTAATGGCTTTGAGGAGCATCCGATGCTGATGACTCCCTACAACATGCCCTACTACTCCGATTTAATGGAAAGCTATGGTATGGGTAAGGCAAAAGACCTTTATGCCTACATCTATGACGTAAAAGACACTCTTCCTGAAAAAGTTCTCAGGGTTGCGGCAATAGCAGAGAAACGCGGCATCACTGTGCGGCCTGTGAATAAGAAAAGATTCTCAGACGAGATGAAGGCATTCAAAGAGATTTACAATTCTGCATGGGAAAATAACTGGGGCTTTATACCGCTTACGGACGATGAGATTGACTGCATGGGCAACAGGCTTAGGCAGATAGTTGTTCCGGAACTTACGCTGATTGCGGAAGACAACGGCAATCCAGTCGGTTTTCTGGGGCTTCTTCCTGATTTCAACCGCGTCCTCAGGCATATGAACGGCAGGCTCAACCCGATAACAATAGTGAAGGCTTTGTATTACTCAAAAAAGATAAAAGACCTAAGGCTGCTGCTCCTTGGCATAAAAAAAGATTACAGGAATAAAGGCGTGGATGCAATTCTCTTCAGAGAGGGATTCAAAGGCATAAAAAAAGGCAGCTATAAAAAGGTTGAGTTTTCATGGATACTTGAGGATAATATTCCTGTGCAGAGGATTGTTGAGATGACAGGCGGAAAGCTATACAAGCAATACCGCATATATGAAAAAAAATTATAG
- the gcvH gene encoding glycine cleavage system protein GcvH, producing the protein MYPEDLKYHKEHTWVRVSGKKATIGITDYAQDALGDIVYIDMPETDTTIEANSELAEIESTKATSSVISPVNGTVIEVNDDLSESPEIINEEPYGKGWIAVIEMDDNSEVDDLMESADYAKYVEEEAK; encoded by the coding sequence ATGTACCCGGAAGATCTTAAATACCACAAAGAACACACATGGGTCAGAGTATCAGGCAAAAAAGCAACCATCGGCATAACGGATTATGCACAGGACGCTCTGGGAGATATTGTATATATCGACATGCCGGAAACTGATACTACTATTGAAGCAAACAGCGAACTCGCAGAAATTGAGTCCACAAAGGCAACCTCATCTGTTATCAGCCCTGTGAACGGCACTGTCATTGAAGTTAATGACGACCTGTCAGAATCTCCGGAGATAATCAATGAGGAGCCATACGGAAAAGGCTGGATAGCCGTCATTGAGATGGATGACAATTCTGAAGTTGACGACCTCATGGAGTCAGCGGACTACGCTAAGTACGTTGAAGAGGAAGCAAAATGA
- the lpdA gene encoding dihydrolipoyl dehydrogenase, giving the protein MRVAILGAGPGGYVAALKAAQLGAQVTVIEDIEVGGTCLNRGCIPTKALVASAEAYSKAKGLEEFGIELRGELIPNLQKINERKNKIVSVQVKGIRGLFKNWGVTLKEGRGALLSQKEIEVRGKDGSTEKIEADKIIIATGSRPAQIPSFIFDGKKILSSDDALNLTELPKSMLIIGAGVIGCEFACIYKELGADVTMVEMMPRAVVTEDMEISGLLEKELKKKKIKLYTNVKVEKVEVKEDGVHAFLSDGKEIIAEKVLVSIGRALNSDGIGLENTGIQKGKRGEIPVNEKIETNVPDIYAIGDVTGGMLLAHTASTQGIVAAKNIMGHNEKMDYSTVPAAIFTSPEIASVGLREHQAEEKGVRIRTGHFQFRGLGKAHAMGEIAGFIKVIADEATDKLLGMHIIGPHASDLIHEGAVAMKAGLKVRDIANTIHAHPTLSEGIMEASEDVHNEAVHIPPKK; this is encoded by the coding sequence ATGAGAGTTGCTATACTTGGCGCAGGGCCCGGCGGATATGTTGCGGCGCTCAAGGCCGCACAGTTAGGAGCGCAGGTTACCGTCATAGAAGACATAGAGGTGGGAGGAACATGCCTTAACAGAGGATGCATACCTACAAAGGCGCTTGTCGCATCAGCAGAGGCATATTCCAAAGCAAAAGGCCTTGAAGAATTCGGCATAGAACTCAGGGGTGAACTTATCCCCAATCTCCAGAAAATCAATGAGAGAAAAAACAAGATAGTAAGCGTTCAGGTAAAAGGAATCAGAGGGTTATTCAAAAATTGGGGGGTAACTTTAAAAGAAGGCAGAGGCGCCCTGCTCTCGCAGAAGGAGATTGAGGTAAGGGGCAAGGACGGCTCAACTGAAAAGATTGAGGCAGACAAAATAATAATAGCAACAGGTTCGCGGCCTGCGCAGATACCTTCTTTCATCTTTGACGGGAAAAAAATACTCTCAAGCGATGATGCGCTAAACCTGACAGAGCTGCCAAAATCCATGCTTATCATAGGCGCCGGAGTTATAGGATGCGAGTTTGCCTGCATCTATAAAGAACTCGGAGCTGATGTGACGATGGTGGAGATGATGCCCCGTGCGGTTGTCACCGAAGATATGGAAATATCCGGGCTTCTGGAAAAGGAACTGAAGAAGAAAAAGATAAAACTTTATACTAATGTTAAGGTGGAAAAAGTTGAGGTAAAGGAAGACGGCGTTCACGCCTTTCTGTCAGACGGTAAAGAGATTATCGCTGAAAAAGTTCTCGTATCAATCGGAAGGGCGCTTAACAGCGATGGCATCGGGCTTGAAAACACCGGCATTCAAAAAGGCAAAAGGGGAGAGATACCTGTAAATGAAAAAATTGAGACAAATGTTCCTGATATTTATGCGATAGGTGATGTAACGGGAGGAATGCTTCTTGCGCATACCGCCTCAACTCAGGGAATTGTCGCGGCAAAAAATATCATGGGGCATAATGAGAAAATGGATTACAGCACTGTGCCGGCAGCGATATTCACATCTCCTGAGATTGCATCAGTAGGATTGAGAGAGCACCAGGCAGAAGAAAAAGGCGTCAGGATACGAACAGGCCATTTTCAGTTCAGAGGCCTGGGCAAGGCTCATGCAATGGGAGAGATAGCGGGTTTCATAAAGGTAATTGCGGATGAAGCCACCGACAAACTCCTCGGAATGCACATCATAGGGCCGCATGCATCCGACCTTATTCATGAGGGAGCAGTTGCAATGAAGGCAGGGCTGAAGGTCAGAGACATTGCAAATACGATACACGCGCACCCTACTCTCTCAGAGGGAATCATGGAAGCTTCGGAAGACGTTCACAACGAGGCGGTGCATATACCGCCCAAGAAATAG
- a CDS encoding transglycosylase SLT domain-containing protein, whose protein sequence is MNKNLILVLVALLSVFMYTVSEARWYDPESGRFLSEDPIGFEGGDVNLYRYVGNNPVNWIDPFGLIALSPDEIATLVAANNKSGLSNELIMCIIWTESGFDPDVSHGSQTETGLMGMTKNAAKDAGYTLADMKDNSKNVAAGSAYLKIRINRAKGDQEKGIRGFGTGATYQINKILECEKCLQKNPCNDKQSCLNNIHK, encoded by the coding sequence ATGAATAAGAACTTAATTCTTGTTCTCGTTGCGCTTTTATCGGTGTTCATGTATACCGTCTCCGAAGCCCGCTGGTATGACCCTGAGAGCGGAAGATTTCTCAGCGAAGATCCGATTGGTTTTGAAGGTGGCGATGTAAACCTGTACAGATATGTCGGAAATAATCCAGTGAATTGGATTGACCCATTTGGTTTGATAGCACTTTCACCTGATGAGATAGCAACGCTTGTTGCTGCCAACAATAAGTCGGGACTGAGCAATGAATTGATCATGTGTATCATCTGGACTGAGAGTGGTTTTGATCCCGATGTTTCACACGGCTCCCAAACGGAAACAGGACTTATGGGTATGACAAAAAATGCCGCTAAGGATGCTGGTTATACATTGGCAGATATGAAAGACAATTCAAAGAATGTTGCTGCTGGATCAGCATATCTTAAAATTAGGATTAACAGAGCAAAGGGCGACCAGGAAAAAGGCATACGCGGTTTCGGTACCGGAGCAACGTACCAAATTAATAAAATACTTGAATGTGAGAAGTGTTTACAAAAAAATCCTTGTAATGATAAACAGTCTTGTTTAAATAATATTCATAAATAA